The Dermochelys coriacea isolate rDerCor1 chromosome 7, rDerCor1.pri.v4, whole genome shotgun sequence sequence TCGATGTAATGGAAGGCTGGTAAACTTGAGTAGCTTCTGATGATGTATTTCTTGATGAACTGTCTTCTTCATCATCAGACACCTCTGACTGCATCTTTTTCTCTTCATCAGATAGACGATCCATAAGCTTTAATGTCTCACCACTAATTCCCTTAAAATATTCAATAGAATGTTTACATACCTCCCTAAGCTGATTTTTCCTTACTTTCACTGTTGTCATTGTGAAGGAGGTAGACCTTACCTTTACTGGTAATTTGGAAGGAAgctgtttgatttttcctttgtctAACTGCTCTTGCTTTTGCATTGCTGGTGTTTTTCTAGATATAGCTAGATTTTTTCTGGGTGTATTTTTTATTGGAATCTTAGATTTTACTTCTAGACATggagaagaattattttgttttattttgttgggtttactagcctgtctcactttactCGCTGTACTTTTTTGGACATTATTTTGTGGGAAGACTTCTTTTATTGAACTGGCCTTTATGGGAAGTTTTGATTTTGCTCTACTCCCTACCAACTCCCTTGACCTTTGCTGCTGTCCTTGTACTTTTTGCTTATCTGTTATTCTGTGTCCTTGTGTTGCCCCTGTCCCTTTTCCTGAAGCGCTTTTCATTTTGTTAGCTTTCTGTATGGAACACTTGGGTTCACAATGTTCTTTTAGCTCTACATTAcaggtattattatttgtatggctAGCAGATGAATCcaaattgttgttgttattaaaattatctttttgaaaatcaagtttTTCATTTTGCCTACAGCTTGTCTCGCTAGTAGCTGAACTTGTAATCACTactacattttcattttctaatCCCTGACCGCTGGGCATTGCAGCTTCTATCTTATCTGTCACTTCTCCAGGGCCATCTTTCTTCAGAGTCATCGTGGAAGCAGAAATTCCCATTTTAATAGGTGTGCGCAATTTGGGATCAACTTTAGAAGTGTTAACAGTTGTCGATGATTTCTCCAGAGAGTTACTACCAAGTGTGGCTTCCATACAACCTCCACTGGCCTGGATGATGGGCTTATGTTCAACTGCTGTTGTTTCTACTTGTCTCTCTAAGTTTGTTTCTACAATGCTGTCCCCTGACTGTGGCTGTGTGATGGCAGTTACTGTACTTTTATCCCCttcccccttgtcccctgacttcccttCAGAAGTATGCTCACCAATCTGAAAAAATTGGAGTCTTTCTTCAACAAAATCCCTCTTGCTCATGTCAATTGCACCACTGCGAGTCATCTCAAACATCTTCCCTTCATGAAATGGGAAGGGGTTGGGCTCACTAGTTGGAGTACTTTCATCCGTTGGAGTTCTGGCTGGAGTTGTATCAGGTGTCGTTGCTTGCGATCTGTCTTCTACTGCCAGACCAAATGGCTTAGCCTCATCATCCCTTGATTTAGTTTCAAACACTTCATCATCTCCTCGATTATTGGACCATGGATCAAAATCTAGACTTTTGGTAGCTACTGTTTTAAAAGGTGTTGCAAATTCTTCATCTACTTTGTAACTGAAATACGAATCAGGAAACACGGTTCTGTCAGGGTGTCTGCCTTCCAAGGTGAAAAACTGTGCACCTGACTTCTGCTCAGTCTTATCTGCATTCTTTTCAGAACTTGGACCTTTTGAAAGTGCCTTGTCTTCTTCAGCGCCtatctttccttcctcctcaaTAACTTCCAGCTTACTTTGGCTAAAGCAACGATCAGTCTGTTTTAAAATGCCCTCTGAGGTCCATATATCCTTTTTGGTTTCTACTGCTGGACCTGCAAGTTTAGAATCACTCTCAGTTAAACCATCATCTTCATCTTGTAAATCATAACCATCGAGAGAGTCAATTTCAGTTGCATCTGTATCATGAGAGAATTCTGCAGTGGTTGCTATGGAACACTCGGTGATAGACTGGTCATTAGTCCCATTTTGTGCTATGTCATTCTGGGGTGACTCAAGACCAATGTCAAACTCATTAGGTTTTCCAGAACCGGGATCCCCTAACTCTTTCTGGTTCTGACTGTTGTCAGAAACTTTGGGTTTTGAGGCTTCTTTCTGGTCACCTTCaacttcttttaatttaaaagtatACTTTTTTAATGGAACTGGTTGATAGAGTGATTCATCATCACTAGAGTCACTGACATCTGCTCCTGGTGGCACGGGGGAAGGTGGCTGTACTCTTATGACTGGTTCAGCCAGTTGACATTTGTCGTATTCATCTTGCAGATTTACTTCTATCAGCTCCATTTCACTCTCAGGGGAATAACGATGATTCTTTTCTGAATCAGACTGATCTGCATCTAATGGTGGAGGAGGTGGGAATTCAATGTAGGCAACTCTGTTACTTTTGGGTCTTTTGTTAGAATCTTTGTTTATATTATTAGGCAATATTTTGTCAATTTTTGGTGCTTCCACTGCTATGTGTTTTACAGAAGTTGACTTAGCCTCTGCTTCCTCTTCTGATTCCTCAGAAACCTCAGGTATGGGACTGGGCTTGCCTGGTACATAAGCTATTAGTGAGTCGGGTGTTTTAGAGGTAAACTCATAACTCACTTCCTCTGAGCTGGGTGTTTCTGGTGTTAAAGGGCTTTTCCCAGAACTATCTATAAAGGATACTTGTTCTAGTGTATCATCTTCTGGACTACCTTGTGGAGAAGGCGGTTGTTTTTGCTGTCTAGCTGTATAAAATGTCCCCCTAGTCTCTTGTACTGTCTTACTTTCCTGacttataattttttttacatttccttgTTGCACCTCCTTTTCATACTGCTTTCCTACTTGAACAAAACTGACATACACTGGCAAAGTCTTTATCTCTTTCACTCCCTCACTATTTACTAAAGGTGCAACTTTATCCAAGTAATCAATGGGACTAGGGTCAAATACCTCACTTGAAGGAGATTCCTTTCCAGGACTAAAGTCTAAAGAATCAGGTGATTTGCTAGGGGATATTTCAGTTTCCTCCACAGGAGGACTTAATACTATGGAACCTTGTTGCTTGGTAACTTTAgtgacttttgaatgctttatTTTTTCATCTTCTACATAATCAAATTCTCTCTGAACTTGCTCCTTAATCATAGTTGATCGGGACACTTTAGCTGACAGTTCATATACTGCTTTTTTTGACTGATCATAAACACTATCAAGAATGGTAGGAGATGAAATTCTTTTCTCCTCAGAAATTCTGACTGGAATGTGGGACACAGTCAATTcctttctttttgaagttttatcTGTCATTTCATTGGTGTATTCCCCTTCTCTGACAACAAACTCTCTGTACAGAACCTTTTTTGATGGAGATTTTACAGTCATTTCCTTCACCTCCTTTGAATGAGATCCATGTGTTGGCAATTTGTGTTCACACTCTGTCACAGTGATAAATTCACTCTTTTTGTTAGTTTTAGTCTCAgcatagtcaacatggttttctTTTACCATATCTTGAACAAGTACATGggaaagtttttctttttgtgcttTATGGTTAGAAGCTCCAGGACTTTCCCATGTTCGATAGATTTTTTTGTCCCATTGTCCCTTAGCTGGTAAGTCTGAGCTATATGCCAAGTCTTTAGCTTGCTGTTCAGAAGTATATTCTAGCAGACTTTTACTTGATGTTTCAGTGCTCTGTTCCTGTACCTCTGAAGCACAAATGTCTTCTATAACTTTTCCTTTACCTTGGACATTATCTTCTTTCAATTTCATAGTAGTAAATTCTTTTTGCAATGATGTATTTCCTTCTGTCAGATCTATTAGCTTTGGGTGCTTTTCTCTTGCATAAAACTGATACACTGGTAGTTTGCTTTCTTGCAATTTCTTTACTGGAATTTTGGATTGActatcttcctttttttcttgagaTAGATCTTTAGTCCTTGGACTTATACTTTGTTCAAATTTAAGTCTAATGGAATTAAGCTTGGATTGTTTTAGCTGAAATCCAGTCTGTGAAGCTTCAGTTGTTTTACTCTGCAGAGCATTTCCTTTGTGTTCCATAGTTTGTTTACAGTCCCCTGTTTGTTGAGCAAGAATCCTTCTTTCAGGACTGCTGGGCAAACTTGCTGCTTTTCTTTCATCGACTTTTGGGGAACACTTTCCATCATGCCCATACTGCTGTACTTTACCCCAGTCATCACTCAATGTCACTATTTCAGTGAGCAGTACTTTTtcagggctgctgctggcagagctgtgactaGAATGCATTTCTTTGCCATTTTTTTTATGTTGCTTTTTCTCTGGAGATTGTAGCTCATCATTCAACTTTTCTGTTTTGTCCCGAAAAAACTGTGATACTTCAGTCAGTTTTTCTTCTGCCTCCTTAACAGTCCTGTCCACCCTGTCTTCATACATCATCTTTTCTCTACCTCTGTCTAATCTGTCCTCGGTAAAGCGCATCCACATGGCATGTTTTGGACTACTAACATCTCCAGTGTAGTGTAACACTGTCACTTTATCATAATGATCATCTTTAGACATTTTACCTACACCATTTTCGGACACATCTTTATAGATTTTGGAGAGAATTTCTTTTTTGGGGGCAGTGGCTACTTTTTCTCTGCATTGTTTATCAGACCCCTGTAACTCTGAACTAAGCGGTAGAGCATGGTCAGTAACTGACTCCTCAGTATCAGAATGAGACACATCTAGCTTTTCTGAAAGAAGCATTTTCTCAGCAAACCTGTAAGACTCGCCTCTTAATTCTGACAACTCATCATCATGGTATTCAATTGAGTGTTGACTCAAAAGCTTCAGTGTTTTGTAAGAGTCATCAGACAGGAGTTGAGCAGAACTAGGGCGACTGTCTTCTTCCTGAGACACAGGAGTGTTTACTCTAGAAGATTCCAGATAAGAAGGAAGTGACTCTTCAGCTGTTAGCTCTTCTTCTTCTTGCTGACCTTGTTCATCAGAACAAGGAAAAGTATCATGTTTTTCCAAACCTTTTAAGTTAATATCTCCCCGAGGTAAGTCTTTCTGATATACATACAATTCTTTTTCTGGATGCTTTTTTGTTTCTCTAATAATGACTTCAGTAGGTTCAGCTTGATTACCTTTTTCAATATGGACCTCTATTATACGCTCCAGTTTGGGTTTCATTTTGCTTTCCTTCTCTGCATGTTGTGGTGAAGTTTCAGCAGACTTGCTAACATCTGATGTTACTGACGATTTATGTTCAAACAGACCTGCCAGTTCTTTGGAAGGGTCACGTCCTGATTGAAAGGCTTTCATTATGTCATGAACAGACATTGTTTCCTCAATTCTTTCCGAGGTACTTTCAGTGCATGGAGGTTTATGATAAACCATTCGAGTAGTAGTAGTGATGTGAGTTTCTTCTTTCACCCGGACACCTTTGCTAAGAACACATTTGTGGTCATCTTCTTCACTGCTGCTGGTTTTCATTTGAAATgctttaaccttttctttaataGACTCAGTGGGTTTTTGTTCCAACTCCATTAAAGTAAGTGCAGGTTTCAGTGAAGGTAGCTCCTCTGTTTGCTGCTCTGGAATCTCTTCTGATGATGGTTCATAGCTGCGGATAACATGAACTACTTCAGTTCTTGTTTCTGTAATAACAGGAGGGATGGGTACATCATGGAAAAGTGGTTTTGGCCCTGTGCTTTCAGCACTTTGTGGGGCTGATGGTGTTTTTTCACTTCTTGTTTCAAAGCCACTGTCAGACAAAGGACTTTTATCTTGGTCATGTTGAGAAAAATCATCTGGAGATTCTAAAATAGTATCTGTTCCAAAAAAGGAATCTGCAATTTTACATAATTCTTTTTCTGAAGTAGAAGGCCTCATGGAGGCTGGAGGCATTTTAAGTTTATGTTCCTGTAAAGCAATCACTGGTTTTAAAATGCGTTTTTGTCTCTCttcatcttttttcccctcttcaaaCTTGTACTTTATGTTTGCCAATGAACTACTACCAATATCATTTGTTAAATAATCAATAACTTTTGTCAAATTGTAATCCTTTTCAGATGCAGCTTTAGCTTTAATTTGCCCTTTTTCTGGAACAGGATGGCATGTTATAGCCTGCTGTCTTGCTTCATCAATCTCTTCTGTACTGAACTCTACCCATTCATCTTCAGATAAGTGTCCTTTATCGCTTTTTGACACTCTGGTCGACTCTTTATTTTCTAAACACACATCTTTTTTCAGTATCTCGCTAACTTTTACCAAGTCTTCTTTTACTTTCTCAACAATTTTAAAAGGCTCTTCATCATCAATTCTACCCTCTTTTGTTAGTTCAGGTTGGAATGGCTTGTCCTCCGTTACATCTGTCTGCAATATTGCAGTCATCCTGATTAGGTCCTCTTTCATTTCAGCAACATCTTTCAATATCTCCTGGCTGGACGATAAAGAAGATGGTGTAGACAATTTAAGAGCAGAAGGTGCTAAAAACAAGGATGATTTCATAGGAGATGAAGTTCGATTAAAGTGAGGCTGTGTACGTGTCTCTGTAGTCAATGTTTTACTAGGTGATAGTAATGCAACTGCTGATTTTGTAAGTGAAGACTCTGGAAGCTTCTTTAATGCTGGTTCAGATAAAACATTGACTAGAGAATATACTGGCACTGTTATTGTTGATGAAGTTACTGATGAGGTAGTTGCAGATATTGACCCAAAAGATGTATATAGTGCACCTGCAGAAGGAGTTCTTATTGACTGAAAAGCAGATGGTGTTGAAGACACAAATGCCCTGAGTGGAGAAAATGGCATTGTAGTAGTGGTCGGAAACACTTTCTCAACTGTATCAGCGGCTACATTAGCAGCACAACTTGCAGAATTTGTAGCTGCAGAGATCTTGTCTTGAAACATAGCTGCAGTTTTGGATCCAGTTATTACATTGGCAGAGGATGGATATTTCAGAGGTGACACGGATCCATTAACCAATGCTACATCTGTAGTCCCAGGTATATGTTTCACAGGTGATGATAGAGATGAAGTCATCATGACTTTAGAAGGTGAAACAGCATCAACTGCTGACTTAGCaggagacaccactgactttaaaGGTGAAGTTAAAAGTGGTGATGCTGATGTGATGATAGACTTAAATGGCAAACTTGAAGAATACATGTTAATGTTCGATTTGGGGGATGCTGGAGGTGTCATGGTGATGGATGATCTCTCCAAAAGAGACCCTGCTGTAGTCACTGGAGATGTCCGAGAAGGAAATGTTGAAGTGGATGCCATCCCTTTTAAATTACTGGCTTCTGTTACTGTAGGAGCTCTGACAAAAGAACCAGAAGAAACTTGGATATTATATGGAGGCTGTGATACAACGGTTTTTATTGGTGAAGAGATTGTCCGAAATGATCTAATTGGAGATGCTACGTCATTAACAGATTTAATTGAAGAGGTAGTAGAAGCTCCTAACGTGGATTTGATTGGAGAAGCAGAAGAA is a genomic window containing:
- the ANK3 gene encoding ankyrin-3 isoform X5; amino-acid sequence: MAHAASQLKKNRDLEINADEENEKKRKRRKRSRDRKRKSDTNASYLRAARAGNLEKALDYLKTGVDINICNQNGLNALHLASKEGHVEVVSELIKRGANVDAATKKGNTALHIASLAGQTEVVKVLVTNKANVNAQSQNGFTPLYMAAQENHLEVVKFLLDNGASQSLATEDGFTPLAVALQQGHDQVVSLLLENDTKGKVRLPALHIAARKDDTKAAALLLQNDHNADVESKSGFTPLHIAAHYGNINVATLLLNRSAAVDFTARNDITPLHVASKRGNANMVKLLLDRGAKIDAKTRDGLTPLHCGARSGHEQVVKMLLDRGAPILSKTKNGLSPLHMATQGDHLNCVQLLIQHNVPVDDVTNDYLTALHVAAHCGHFKVAKVLLDEKANPNAKALNGFTPLHIACKKNRIKVMELLLKHGASIQAVTESGLTPIHVAAFMGHVNIVSQLMHHGASPNTTNVRGETALHMAARAGQAEVVRYLVQNGAQVEAKAKDDQTPLHISARLGKADIVQQLLQQGASPNASTTSGYTPLHLAAREGHEDVASVLLDQGASLSIITKKGFTPLHVAAKYGKIEVANLLLQKNASPDAAGKSGLTPLHVAAHYDNQKVALLLLDQGASPHASAKNGYTPLHIAAKKNQMDIATTLLEYGADANAITRQGIAPVHLASQEGHVDMVSLLLTRNANVNLSNKSGLTPLHLAAQEDKVNVAEVLVNQGAVVDAPTKMGYTPLHVGCHYGNIKIVNFLLQHFAKVNAKTKNGYTPLHQAAQQGHTHIINVLLQNGASPNELTVNGNTALAIAKRLGYISVVDTLKIVTEETMTTITVTEKHKMNVPETMNEVLDMSDDEVRKAYTPEILSDGEYMSDVEEGEDAMTGDTDKYLGPQDLKELGDDSLPAEGYMGFSLGARSASLRSFSSDRSYTLNRSSYARDSMMIEELLVPSKDPHLTFPREFDSDSLRHYSWAADTLDNVNLVSSPIHSGYSSPLPQYDSSFLVSFMVDARGGSMRGSRHHGMRIIIPPRKCTAPTRITCRLVKRHKLASPPPMVEGEGLASRLVEMGPAGAQFLGKLHLPTNPPPLNEGESMVSRILQLGPQGTKFIGPVIVEIPHFGSMRGKERELIVLRSENGETWKEHQYDSKHEDLNEILNGVDEELDSAEELEKKRICRIITKDFPQYFAVVSRIKQESNQIGPEGGVLSSTTVPHVQASFPEGALTKRIRVGLQAQPVPDEIVKKILGNKATFSPIVTVEPRRRKFHKPITMTIPVPPPSGEGVTNGYKGDTTPSLRLLCSITGGTSPAQWEDITGTTPLTFINDCVSFTTNVSARFWLADCHQVLETVGLATQLYRELICVPYMAKFVIFAKMNDPVESNLRCFCMTDDKVDKTLEQQENFEEVARSKDIEVLEGKPIYVDCYGNLAPLTKGGQQLVFNFYAFKENRLPFSIKIRDTSQEPCGRLSFLKELKTTKGLPQTAVCNLNITLPAHKKETESDQDDETEKSDRRQSFVSLALRKRYSYLTEPGMKTVERSAGATRSLPATYSYKPFFSTRPYQSWTTAPITVPGQTKSGFTSLSSSSSNTPTASPLKSIWSVSSASPIKSTLGASTTSSIKSVNDVASPIRSFRTISSPIKTVVSQPPYNIQVSSGSFVRAPTVTEASNLKGMASTSTFPSRTSPVTTAGSLLERSSITMTPPASPKSNINMYSSSLPFKSIITSASPLLTSPLKSVVSPAKSAVDAVSPSKVMMTSSLSSPVKHIPGTTDVALVNGSVSPLKYPSSANVITGSKTAAMFQDKISAATNSASCAANVAADTVEKVFPTTTTMPFSPLRAFVSSTPSAFQSIRTPSAGALYTSFGSISATTSSVTSSTITVPVYSLVNVLSEPALKKLPESSLTKSAVALLSPSKTLTTETRTQPHFNRTSSPMKSSLFLAPSALKLSTPSSLSSSQEILKDVAEMKEDLIRMTAILQTDVTEDKPFQPELTKEGRIDDEEPFKIVEKVKEDLVKVSEILKKDVCLENKESTRVSKSDKGHLSEDEWVEFSTEEIDEARQQAITCHPVPEKGQIKAKAASEKDYNLTKVIDYLTNDIGSSSLANIKYKFEEGKKDEERQKRILKPVIALQEHKLKMPPASMRPSTSEKELCKIADSFFGTDTILESPDDFSQHDQDKSPLSDSGFETRSEKTPSAPQSAESTGPKPLFHDVPIPPVITETRTEVVHVIRSYEPSSEEIPEQQTEELPSLKPALTLMELEQKPTESIKEKVKAFQMKTSSSEEDDHKCVLSKGVRVKEETHITTTTRMVYHKPPCTESTSERIEETMSVHDIMKAFQSGRDPSKELAGLFEHKSSVTSDVSKSAETSPQHAEKESKMKPKLERIIEVHIEKGNQAEPTEVIIRETKKHPEKELYVYQKDLPRGDINLKGLEKHDTFPCSDEQGQQEEEELTAEESLPSYLESSRVNTPVSQEEDSRPSSAQLLSDDSYKTLKLLSQHSIEYHDDELSELRGESYRFAEKMLLSEKLDVSHSDTEESVTDHALPLSSELQGSDKQCREKVATAPKKEILSKIYKDVSENGVGKMSKDDHYDKVTVLHYTGDVSSPKHAMWMRFTEDRLDRGREKMMYEDRVDRTVKEAEEKLTEVSQFFRDKTEKLNDELQSPEKKQHKKNGKEMHSSHSSASSSPEKVLLTEIVTLSDDWGKVQQYGHDGKCSPKVDERKAASLPSSPERRILAQQTGDCKQTMEHKGNALQSKTTEASQTGFQLKQSKLNSIRLKFEQSISPRTKDLSQEKKEDSQSKIPVKKLQESKLPVYQFYAREKHPKLIDLTEGNTSLQKEFTTMKLKEDNVQGKGKVIEDICASEVQEQSTETSSKSLLEYTSEQQAKDLAYSSDLPAKGQWDKKIYRTWESPGASNHKAQKEKLSHVLVQDMVKENHVDYAETKTNKKSEFITVTECEHKLPTHGSHSKEVKEMTVKSPSKKVLYREFVVREGEYTNEMTDKTSKRKELTVSHIPVRISEEKRISSPTILDSVYDQSKKAVYELSAKVSRSTMIKEQVQREFDYVEDEKIKHSKVTKVTKQQGSIVLSPPVEETEISPSKSPDSLDFSPGKESPSSEVFDPSPIDYLDKVAPLVNSEGVKEIKTLPVYVSFVQVGKQYEKEVQQGNVKKIISQESKTVQETRGTFYTARQQKQPPSPQGSPEDDTLEQVSFIDSSGKSPLTPETPSSEEVSYEFTSKTPDSLIAYVPGKPSPIPEVSEESEEEAEAKSTSVKHIAVEAPKIDKILPNNINKDSNKRPKSNRVAYIEFPPPPPLDADQSDSEKNHRYSPESEMELIEVNLQDEYDKCQLAEPVIRVQPPSPVPPGADVSDSSDDESLYQPVPLKKYTFKLKEVEGDQKEASKPKVSDNSQNQKELGDPGSGKPNEFDIGLESPQNDIAQNGTNDQSITECSIATTAEFSHDTDATEIDSLDGYDLQDEDDGLTESDSKLAGPAVETKKDIWTSEGILKQTDRCFSQSKLEVIEEEGKIGAEEDKALSKGPSSEKNADKTEQKSGAQFFTLEGRHPDRTVFPDSYFSYKVDEEFATPFKTVATKSLDFDPWSNNRGDDEVFETKSRDDEAKPFGLAVEDRSQATTPDTTPARTPTDESTPTSEPNPFPFHEGKMFEMTRSGAIDMSKRDFVEERLQFFQIGEHTSEGKSGDKGEGDKSTVTAITQPQSGDSIVETNLERQVETTAVEHKPIIQASGGCMEATLGSNSLEKSSTTVNTSKVDPKLRTPIKMGISASTMTLKKDGPGEVTDKIEAAMPSGQGLENENVVVITSSATSETSCRQNEKLDFQKDNFNNNNNLDSSASHTNNNTCNVELKEHCEPKCSIQKANKMKSASGKGTGATQGHRITDKQKVQGQQQRSRELVGSRAKSKLPIKASSIKEVFPQNNVQKSTASKVRQASKPNKIKQNNSSPCLEVKSKIPIKNTPRKNLAISRKTPAMQKQEQLDKGKIKQLPSKLPVKVRSTSFTMTTVKVRKNQLREVCKHSIEYFKGISGETLKLMDRLSDEEKKMQSEVSDDEEDSSSRNTSSEATQVYQPSITSKSARDMRTETASLKSKIEKVDSERRRSKRTGPQSPCERTDIRMAIVADHLGLSWTELARELNFSVDEINQIRVENPNSLIAQSFMLLKKWVTRDGKNATTDALTSVLTKINRIDIVTLLEGPIFDYGNISGTRSFADENNVFHDPVDGWQSEASTVHVEPPTPGRRISGELLDRLDDSPDQCRDSITSYLKGETGKVEANGSHIETTTEVKAKSYVQESVNKVGKQSDKETLKPKTRSSVHTEEQILLTAYQKSLEETSKPTVEEPKTSVPVSMKMMSWKTPEESKPRANTQEEAGAATSEQKQGEGYKVKTKREVRHVEKKSYS